The Haloarchaeobius amylolyticus genome window below encodes:
- a CDS encoding V-type ATP synthase subunit F — translation MSQEIAVIGSPDFTTGFRLAGVRAFENVPDDEKEAELDDAVRRVAEDDGIGIVVMHADDLDYLSRDPRKTVETSVEPVFVTLGGDSGSSGLRDQIKRAIGIDLMDED, via the coding sequence ATGAGCCAGGAGATAGCTGTCATCGGCAGTCCGGACTTCACCACCGGGTTCCGGCTCGCCGGCGTGCGGGCGTTCGAGAACGTCCCGGACGACGAGAAAGAGGCGGAACTCGACGACGCCGTTCGGCGCGTCGCGGAAGACGACGGTATCGGCATCGTCGTCATGCACGCCGACGACCTCGACTACCTCTCCCGCGACCCGCGGAAGACGGTCGAGACCAGCGTCGAACCGGTGTTCGTCACGCTGGGTGGCGACTCGGGAAGCAGCGGACTGCGCGACCAGATCAAACGAGCCATCGGCATCGACCTGATGGATGAAGACTAA